The region GCTGCCTGTGCCCATATTTGTGAAAGATGACTTCTTCTGGAATTGTGTGTACAGATAAAATTAATATTTATACGCTGTTTATCATTTATCTTTTTTTGAATATAGCCAATTAATGGCCATAATATATTTTTGCGCTCTTCATTAATGTTAAATGCTTTTTGTATTCCTTGAATATTTTCAAATAATGACTGGTACATAAGAATTCAATTATAAATTTAACAACATCCTGATCCCGGAACACAGGAAGATTGATTTACAGATAAATCAGACAGGTTTTTCTTTTGTTTAGCGGGAGGAATGCCACAGGCATCCTGAGCAAGACATGCTGTTGTTTTGTTTTTCAGAACAAAGGTTTTTCCGTTAAAATCCAAATCGTATTTACCAATAGTCTCACTTTGATATTCAACCTCTATTTCAGCATCCTGTATCCCCAGTTTATCTTCCGAAAGCTTAATAATATGCAATAGTTTTCCGGGTTTCAGGCGATGTTCATAATCATCTGCATTCCAAAGCTGAAAGTTTACTGTTCTTTCATTTCGGATTACCCCGCCACAATCGATAAAGTTTTTAATAATCTGCCCTACTTCTGTCACATGAAAATGTTCGGGAACAAAGGTTCCGTTTTCTAACTGAAATTCTACATTTTCCAATGCAGGCAGAATTTCTTTAATTTCTGATAACTTCATAATATTTATTTTTTATGGTTTAAAAACATCTTTTACATCGTAATATTACGATGATAATAATTAAAAAAAAGTGTCTAACAACATTGATTAATTTTTACTTCCTGATTAAAGAAAGTATTTAGTTCTTTTTGAAACTGCCTCCAGATTTTCTCATCTATACAATAACAAACAGATTTCCCTTCTATAGATCCCTGTATAATACCTATATTCTTTAACTCCTTTAAATGCTGAGAAATAGTGGCTTGTGCAAGTCCCAATTCCTCCACCAGATCATTACAAATACAAGCTTTCTGGCTGATGATATATTGTAGAATAGCAATTCTGGCAGGATGCCCCAATGCTTTAAAAAGTGATGCCAACCTATTATGATTATCTGTATATATATCTGTTTTAGTTGTTCCCATATC is a window of Elizabethkingia anophelis R26 DNA encoding:
- a CDS encoding DUF6428 family protein, encoding MKLSEIKEILPALENVEFQLENGTFVPEHFHVTEVGQIIKNFIDCGGVIRNERTVNFQLWNADDYEHRLKPGKLLHIIKLSEDKLGIQDAEIEVEYQSETIGKYDLDFNGKTFVLKNKTTACLAQDACGIPPAKQKKNLSDLSVNQSSCVPGSGCC
- a CDS encoding ArsR/SmtB family transcription factor, which encodes MGTTKTDIYTDNHNRLASLFKALGHPARIAILQYIISQKACICNDLVEELGLAQATISQHLKELKNIGIIQGSIEGKSVCYCIDEKIWRQFQKELNTFFNQEVKINQCC